A single Pedobacter sp. PACM 27299 DNA region contains:
- a CDS encoding aspartate kinase, with amino-acid sequence MLVFKFGGASVKDAAGVINLAQIVSRYPKEKLLIVISAMGKMTNKLEDLYKAYLNGEEDKVHEIFEAVKAYHFNIIGDLFPDHQHPIYNDVANTFVEIDWLIEEEITDSPDYIYDQIVSIGEVISTKIVAAYLAETGLKAKWLDARNFIQTDNNYREGNVNWEKTEAAVQQELLPLLDHFIGVTQGFIGGTSENFTTTLGREGSDYSAAIFSSCLNADSLTIWKDVPGVLNADPKWFDETERIPQLSYHDAIELAYYGATVIHPKTIKPIQNKNIPLFVRSFLHPEAEGTDITNAENQLPVPSFIFKVQQVLISIFPKDFSFIIEENLSDIFSLFHKHKVKINTMLNSAISFSVSIDEDPEKLQKLIEELSVQYKVKYNTGLELVTIRYYNQETIDRVTVNKSILLEVKSRHTCQIVMKDRNPST; translated from the coding sequence ATGCTCGTATTCAAATTTGGAGGCGCCTCTGTGAAAGATGCAGCAGGCGTCATCAACCTTGCGCAAATTGTTAGCCGCTACCCTAAAGAAAAACTATTGATCGTCATTTCTGCCATGGGCAAGATGACCAATAAACTTGAAGACCTTTATAAAGCTTACCTAAACGGGGAAGAAGACAAGGTTCATGAAATTTTTGAAGCTGTAAAAGCTTATCATTTCAACATTATAGGCGATCTTTTTCCGGATCACCAGCACCCGATTTACAATGATGTAGCCAATACTTTTGTCGAGATAGACTGGCTGATAGAAGAAGAAATCACAGATAGTCCGGATTATATCTACGATCAGATCGTGTCGATCGGAGAAGTCATTTCTACTAAAATCGTTGCTGCGTATTTGGCAGAAACTGGTCTAAAGGCCAAATGGCTGGATGCCCGTAATTTTATCCAAACCGATAATAATTACCGTGAAGGAAATGTAAACTGGGAGAAAACAGAAGCAGCAGTACAGCAGGAACTCTTGCCTTTGCTGGATCATTTCATTGGTGTAACACAAGGGTTTATTGGAGGTACCAGCGAAAATTTCACCACTACCTTAGGTCGTGAAGGTTCCGATTATTCGGCAGCAATTTTCTCTTCCTGCCTGAATGCGGATTCTTTAACCATCTGGAAAGATGTTCCAGGCGTTTTAAACGCAGATCCAAAATGGTTTGACGAAACGGAACGTATCCCCCAACTGTCCTATCATGACGCCATTGAGCTGGCTTATTATGGGGCAACAGTGATCCACCCGAAAACAATTAAACCCATCCAGAATAAAAACATTCCACTTTTTGTGCGCTCGTTCCTTCATCCGGAAGCCGAAGGAACGGACATTACGAATGCAGAAAACCAATTGCCGGTTCCTTCTTTCATTTTCAAGGTACAGCAGGTGCTGATTTCTATTTTCCCTAAAGATTTCTCTTTCATTATTGAAGAAAACCTGAGTGATATTTTCAGTCTTTTCCATAAGCATAAAGTGAAGATCAATACGATGCTCAACTCAGCGATCAGTTTTTCAGTGAGTATTGATGAGGATCCTGAAAAATTACAAAAACTGATTGAGGAGCTTTCCGTTCAGTACAAAGTAAAATACAATACGGGTCTAGAACTGGTTACCATCAGGTATTACAACCAGGAAACAATTGATCGTGTGACCGTTAATAAAAGCATTTTGCTGGAAGTTAAAAGCAGACACACTTGTCAGATTGTAATGAAAGACCGCAACCCTAGTACCTAA
- a CDS encoding DUF3298 and DUF4163 domain-containing protein — MKKLAILLVALSFAACQSEKKANDQEDSTLVETSANDGLSFKYDSLKVFSKPNPSAKTKSTDTTYVRIVYPVFSDPKLNQLLEQKTVEAMINPDEKKDQTYQQVASTFVKNYENLRDTEGTAAAWFIDAETKVLTDQPDYLGLEHSLVNYAGGAHPNSAMVYWNINPKTLQEITLESLINEGSMPQLVAIGEKIFRKNEKLSPTASLKDNYFFENDKFDLNRNFTITKEGLKFLYNPYEIKAYAYGSTELIIPFSDLKTIARPNTLLSPTK; from the coding sequence ATGAAAAAATTAGCAATATTACTAGTGGCCTTAAGCTTTGCAGCTTGCCAGAGTGAGAAAAAAGCAAATGACCAGGAAGATTCCACACTTGTGGAGACGTCTGCTAATGATGGACTGAGTTTTAAATACGACAGCCTCAAAGTTTTCAGCAAACCCAATCCTTCGGCGAAGACAAAGAGTACGGATACCACTTATGTTCGTATTGTTTATCCTGTCTTTTCAGATCCGAAACTCAACCAGCTGCTGGAACAAAAAACGGTGGAGGCCATGATCAATCCTGATGAGAAAAAAGACCAGACTTACCAGCAGGTAGCGAGTACTTTTGTGAAAAATTATGAAAACCTGAGGGATACAGAAGGTACTGCAGCAGCTTGGTTTATAGATGCCGAAACAAAGGTATTAACGGATCAGCCGGATTATTTAGGATTGGAGCATAGCCTGGTCAATTATGCAGGTGGTGCCCATCCAAACAGCGCCATGGTATACTGGAACATCAACCCAAAAACCTTACAGGAAATCACCCTGGAATCACTGATCAATGAAGGCAGTATGCCTCAGCTGGTAGCCATTGGGGAAAAGATTTTCAGAAAAAACGAGAAATTAAGTCCGACGGCAAGCCTTAAAGACAACTATTTCTTTGAAAATGACAAGTTCGACCTGAACCGCAATTTTACGATTACTAAAGAAGGATTAAAATTCCTTTACAACCCATACGAAATTAAGGCCTACGCTTATGGCAGCACTGAATTGATCATTCCTTTCAGCGACTTAAAAACCATTGCCAGGCCAAATACTTTACTAAGTCCGACAAAATAA
- a CDS encoding GNAT family N-acetyltransferase: protein MNINIRVATQQDCPRLLELIQELALYEKAPEEVTVTLAEFEDAGFGYNPVWNAFVVENDQLIIGFALYYTRYSTWKGCRLYLEDFIVTESYRGKGIGKLLFERVMKEAKDKNFNGMNWQVLDWNEPAINFYKKYEAQLDPEWLNGSFSKEQLEK from the coding sequence ATGAATATAAACATCAGAGTGGCCACACAGCAGGATTGTCCGCGCTTATTAGAATTAATTCAAGAACTGGCCTTATATGAAAAAGCACCGGAAGAAGTAACCGTAACTTTAGCAGAATTTGAAGATGCTGGTTTTGGCTACAATCCGGTATGGAATGCTTTCGTAGTAGAGAACGACCAGCTGATTATCGGCTTTGCACTATATTACACCAGATATTCTACCTGGAAGGGCTGCAGATTATACCTGGAAGATTTCATCGTTACGGAAAGCTACAGAGGCAAAGGCATCGGAAAATTACTTTTCGAAAGAGTAATGAAAGAGGCTAAAGACAAGAATTTTAATGGCATGAACTGGCAGGTGCTGGACTGGAATGAACCAGCGATCAACTTTTATAAAAAGTATGAAGCGCAACTGGATCCGGAATGGCTGAATGGCTCTTTTTCAAAGGAACAGCTTGAAAAATAA
- a CDS encoding YggS family pyridoxal phosphate-dependent enzyme, which translates to MSIADNLLKYKNELDEVPVQLIAVSKYQDASAVLEAYNAGQRVFGENIVQELVEKQAELPKDIEWHLIGHLQTNKVKYIAPFISLIQSVDSLKLLIEINKQAGKNKRVIDCLLQIYIADEDTKFGLGYDEAIDLLRSEEFAAMKNVRITGLMGIASNNAQEKQTLDEFTELKVLFDGIKVSFFRKDDSFKELSMGMSGDYKLAIEAGSTMVRVGSNIFGKRKIKHWKEEA; encoded by the coding sequence ATGAGTATAGCAGATAACTTATTAAAATATAAAAACGAATTGGACGAGGTTCCGGTGCAATTGATCGCCGTTTCAAAATACCAGGATGCCTCAGCTGTTCTGGAGGCTTATAACGCCGGACAAAGGGTGTTTGGAGAAAACATTGTGCAGGAGCTGGTAGAAAAACAAGCCGAACTTCCAAAAGACATTGAATGGCATCTAATAGGCCATTTACAAACCAATAAGGTAAAATACATTGCCCCTTTTATCAGCCTGATCCAATCGGTAGACAGCCTGAAATTGTTGATCGAGATCAACAAACAAGCCGGAAAAAACAAAAGAGTGATCGATTGTTTACTACAGATTTATATTGCTGACGAGGATACTAAATTCGGTTTAGGCTATGATGAAGCGATTGATTTACTGCGTTCAGAAGAGTTTGCAGCGATGAAAAACGTGCGTATTACCGGTTTAATGGGCATCGCCAGCAACAATGCGCAGGAGAAGCAAACACTAGATGAATTCACAGAACTGAAAGTACTTTTTGATGGCATCAAAGTGAGTTTCTTTAGAAAAGACGACAGCTTTAAAGAGCTTTCGATGGGTATGTCTGGAGACTATAAACTCGCTATTGAAGCAGGCAGTACCATGGTTCGCGTGGGCAGCAATATCTTTGGAAAAAGAAAAATTAAACACTGGAAAGAGGAAGCATAA
- a CDS encoding DUF4296 domain-containing protein, with amino-acid sequence MRNFLYILSFFLLFSACKPGIPKDIIQPDKMPDVLSDIHVVDGYVSAIPVLDSAKKVASSFYKGIYTKYGIDSAVLAKSMTYYNNNPQLLADIYTKVVDDLSKQKDVITKADSLKNEKNKLELQLKLSADSIAKKSPDYKIRFLLKDTTSLQDTTKKAMEFIQPKLVFKYPN; translated from the coding sequence ATGAGAAACTTTTTATATATACTATCCTTTTTTTTACTGTTTTCTGCCTGTAAACCGGGGATTCCTAAAGACATCATCCAACCGGATAAAATGCCGGATGTATTGAGTGATATCCATGTAGTAGATGGATATGTATCTGCGATTCCGGTACTGGACTCTGCAAAAAAGGTGGCCAGTTCATTCTACAAAGGGATTTATACGAAATATGGGATTGACTCTGCGGTTTTAGCGAAGAGCATGACCTATTATAACAACAATCCTCAGCTGCTGGCCGACATCTATACCAAGGTGGTAGATGATTTAAGCAAACAAAAGGATGTCATTACGAAAGCAGACTCACTGAAAAACGAGAAAAATAAATTAGAATTACAGTTAAAACTGTCGGCAGATTCCATCGCTAAGAAATCACCGGATTATAAGATCCGCTTCTTGCTGAAGGATACTACTAGCCTGCAGGATACCACGAAAAAGGCTATGGAATTCATCCAGCCGAAGCTGGTTTTTAAGTACCCAAATTAG
- a CDS encoding endonuclease MutS2: MLYPENCLERLGFSEVRQLIHKHCLSPMGQQMVDKMQVMTKYDQINKFLRQTHEFKSILENQEPLQISTFFDIKSLADKIKVEGTYLVEEELHQMSASLVTVFSVLRFFEERKEVYPNLEALLEHLPVEKNILKRIEMVLDPKGKIKPNASSTLQQIIGDIAKAEQDVRKRMDSIYKTAVGNNWVADGSLTIRDGRMCIPILAENKRKLKGFIHDESASGQTVYMEPEEVFTLNNKLRDLEFDKRREIIKILIALTTDLRPYTPLLLSYHGFLTKLDFVRAKALFSIDIEADMPVLVKEARLKLINARHPLLYLSFKEDKKTVVPLNVHMTDELRIVLVSGPNAGGKSVCMKTVGLLQLMVQSGLLIPVHESSEVGIFENIFADIGDDQSIESDLSTYSAHLTKMRHFVAHATPKTMVLIDEFGTGTDPQFGGPMAEAVLEVLNNKKVRGVITTHYSNLKLFAGNTPGLENASMLFDNDRMKPMYVLELGKPGSSYAFEIAQNIGLQKEVLELARAKTGTNQNRIDSLLVDLEREKKQIYDTKLHLSNQQNKVKNLVAENEKLKLFLDENKKVLIKEAKLEAQAIIKNANKLVENTIAEIKDKQADKIVTKQLRQNLQKVLVQNQVKEEKKPEVTVALNTPIQVGDWVQLNNSETTGQVLEINRDNLVVALGDLRSVLKKNRVYKISNKQAKKAVQNNSYTGSISEAIGNFTAELDLRGMRGENALHEVEKYLDKSIMLGFPFIKIIHGKGDGILRKLIREYLRKYSQVNRVEDEHADRGGDGITYVYFN, translated from the coding sequence ATGTTATATCCGGAGAATTGTTTAGAGCGTTTGGGTTTCAGTGAGGTCCGACAACTTATACATAAGCACTGTTTGAGTCCGATGGGACAGCAAATGGTGGATAAAATGCAGGTCATGACGAAGTATGACCAGATCAATAAATTTCTGCGTCAAACTCATGAATTTAAAAGTATCCTGGAAAATCAGGAGCCGCTGCAGATCAGTACATTTTTTGACATTAAATCTTTAGCCGATAAAATTAAAGTAGAAGGCACTTACCTGGTAGAGGAAGAACTGCATCAGATGTCTGCTTCCCTGGTTACGGTATTTTCAGTACTTCGCTTTTTTGAAGAAAGAAAAGAAGTATATCCGAATCTGGAAGCTTTATTGGAACACCTTCCGGTAGAGAAAAATATCCTGAAAAGAATTGAAATGGTGCTGGACCCGAAAGGGAAAATCAAGCCCAATGCTTCTAGTACCTTGCAGCAGATTATTGGTGATATCGCCAAGGCAGAGCAGGATGTCAGAAAGCGGATGGATTCCATTTATAAAACCGCAGTTGGCAACAATTGGGTAGCTGATGGCAGTTTAACCATCAGGGATGGCAGGATGTGTATTCCTATCCTCGCTGAGAATAAAAGAAAACTTAAAGGTTTCATTCATGATGAGTCTGCTTCCGGGCAAACCGTTTATATGGAGCCGGAAGAAGTGTTTACACTGAACAATAAGCTGCGCGACCTGGAATTTGACAAGCGTAGAGAGATCATCAAGATCCTGATTGCGCTGACCACAGATTTAAGGCCTTATACGCCTTTATTGTTATCGTACCATGGCTTCCTGACTAAGTTAGACTTTGTGCGTGCCAAGGCTTTGTTTTCTATTGATATCGAGGCTGATATGCCAGTATTGGTAAAAGAAGCCAGACTGAAACTGATCAATGCGAGGCATCCGCTCTTATATCTTTCTTTTAAGGAGGATAAAAAGACGGTAGTTCCTTTAAATGTGCACATGACTGATGAGCTGAGGATTGTCCTGGTTTCCGGTCCGAATGCGGGTGGAAAGTCGGTTTGTATGAAAACTGTTGGTTTATTACAGCTAATGGTACAATCGGGTTTGCTGATTCCTGTACATGAATCCAGTGAAGTTGGGATTTTTGAAAACATATTTGCCGACATTGGTGATGACCAGTCCATTGAGAGTGATTTAAGTACTTACAGTGCGCATTTAACCAAAATGAGGCATTTTGTAGCGCATGCAACGCCGAAAACAATGGTGCTGATTGATGAGTTTGGTACAGGTACCGATCCTCAGTTTGGTGGGCCAATGGCAGAAGCAGTATTGGAAGTGTTAAACAACAAGAAAGTGAGGGGAGTAATTACCACCCACTATTCGAACCTGAAACTTTTCGCTGGCAATACTCCGGGCTTGGAAAATGCTTCTATGCTGTTTGATAATGACCGTATGAAGCCAATGTATGTATTGGAACTGGGTAAACCAGGAAGTTCTTATGCTTTTGAAATTGCCCAGAATATTGGTCTGCAGAAAGAAGTGCTGGAACTGGCAAGGGCAAAAACCGGTACCAATCAGAACCGCATTGACAGCTTACTGGTAGATTTAGAAAGAGAGAAAAAGCAGATTTATGATACCAAACTACATTTATCTAACCAGCAGAATAAAGTGAAAAATCTGGTTGCTGAAAATGAAAAGCTGAAACTGTTTTTAGATGAAAATAAAAAGGTGCTGATCAAAGAAGCGAAACTGGAAGCCCAGGCGATCATTAAAAACGCCAATAAACTGGTAGAAAATACCATTGCAGAGATTAAAGACAAGCAGGCTGATAAAATCGTCACTAAACAGCTGCGTCAGAACCTACAAAAGGTATTGGTGCAAAATCAGGTGAAAGAAGAAAAGAAACCTGAGGTTACAGTGGCTTTAAATACGCCGATACAAGTTGGAGATTGGGTGCAGTTGAACAATAGTGAAACTACCGGACAGGTGTTGGAAATCAACAGAGACAACCTGGTGGTCGCGTTAGGAGATTTACGTTCTGTTTTGAAGAAAAACAGAGTGTACAAGATCAGTAATAAGCAGGCTAAAAAGGCGGTCCAAAATAACTCTTATACGGGCAGCATTTCTGAGGCAATTGGCAATTTTACGGCTGAATTGGATCTTCGTGGTATGCGTGGTGAGAATGCTTTGCATGAGGTGGAGAAATACCTGGACAAGTCGATCATGCTGGGTTTTCCATTCATCAAAATTATCCATGGAAAAGGGGACGGTATCCTTAGGAAACTGATTCGTGAATACCTGAGGAAATACAGTCAGGTGAACCGAGTAGAAGATGAACATGCCGATCGTGGTGGTGATGGAATTACCTACGTGTATTTCAATTAG
- a CDS encoding PQQ-dependent sugar dehydrogenase has translation MKILMISALAVLLSTAACKKSKSTSVDAPLPDAALKTKVLTGGLAFPWEIIYGPDQQLWITERGGKISRINPQTGVVTLLHNISEVVSTGEGGLLGMVLDPNFATNPYVYVVYDYGSGNNYREKVVRFTYSNGALTAPFTIIDQIPASSIHNGSRLMISKDQKLFITTGDASNAANAQNKNSLSGKILRLNLDGSIPADNPIANNPLWSFGHRNPQGLIQVGDKIYASEHGPNNDDEVNLILKGRNYGWPNVEGFCNLPAEQSFCSANDVVEPLFAWTPTIATSSLSYYNSDYIPQWKNSLLLLSLKGTKLTQLSLNAAGDKIEETKDFLVNQFGRLRAICQSPEGKLYLTTSNGGDDKIIEIAK, from the coding sequence ATGAAAATATTGATGATCAGTGCTTTGGCGGTTTTGCTGAGCACTGCTGCTTGTAAAAAAAGCAAATCTACGAGCGTTGATGCGCCGCTTCCTGATGCCGCATTGAAAACAAAAGTGCTGACTGGCGGTTTAGCCTTTCCCTGGGAAATTATCTATGGCCCTGATCAGCAATTGTGGATCACAGAAAGGGGAGGGAAGATCAGCAGGATTAATCCTCAAACTGGGGTCGTCACCCTTTTACATAATATTTCTGAAGTCGTTTCTACTGGAGAAGGCGGTTTGCTGGGCATGGTGCTCGACCCTAATTTCGCCACAAATCCTTATGTGTATGTGGTCTATGATTATGGCTCAGGGAACAACTACCGCGAAAAAGTAGTCCGCTTTACCTATAGTAATGGTGCCTTGACTGCTCCATTCACGATTATCGATCAAATTCCTGCCTCCAGTATCCATAACGGCTCCAGACTAATGATCAGCAAGGATCAAAAATTATTCATTACGACAGGTGATGCCAGTAATGCTGCCAATGCGCAGAATAAAAACTCCTTATCCGGAAAAATCCTCCGGTTGAATCTGGATGGCAGCATTCCTGCTGATAATCCTATTGCAAATAATCCTTTATGGAGCTTTGGCCACCGCAATCCTCAGGGATTGATCCAGGTAGGAGATAAAATTTATGCTTCAGAACATGGACCCAATAATGATGATGAAGTCAATCTGATCCTCAAAGGCCGTAATTACGGCTGGCCAAATGTGGAAGGTTTTTGCAACCTCCCCGCTGAACAGAGCTTTTGCAGTGCCAATGATGTGGTGGAACCTTTGTTTGCCTGGACACCTACCATCGCTACTTCCAGTCTTTCTTATTACAATTCAGATTATATCCCACAATGGAAAAACTCGTTATTGCTGTTGAGTTTGAAGGGAACCAAGCTTACACAGCTGAGTTTAAATGCTGCTGGGGATAAGATTGAGGAGACTAAAGATTTTCTAGTCAACCAGTTTGGACGCCTTCGTGCCATTTGTCAATCTCCGGAAGGAAAGCTCTATCTGACCACCAGCAATGGTGGGGATGATAAAATTATAGAAATCGCCAAATAA
- a CDS encoding CoA transferase subunit A: protein MINKVVSGADEAISDIENGNTLMLGGFGLCGIPENCITALVKRGVKDLTCISNNAGVDDFGIGLMLQKRQVKKMISSYVGENAEFERQLLSGELEVELIPQGTLATRCMAAGYGMPAIFTPAGVGTEVAEGKEVRNFNGKDYLMEYAFDADFAIVKAWKGDTAGNLIFRSTSRNFNPVMAMAGKITIAEVEELVEAGELDPDQIHTPGVFVHRIFQGANYEKRIEQRTVRTKK from the coding sequence ATGATCAACAAAGTAGTTTCGGGTGCTGATGAAGCCATCAGCGATATAGAGAATGGGAATACCCTGATGCTCGGCGGTTTTGGGCTTTGCGGGATTCCTGAGAATTGCATTACCGCCCTGGTAAAAAGGGGTGTTAAAGATTTAACATGTATATCTAATAATGCTGGGGTAGATGATTTTGGCATCGGCCTGATGCTGCAAAAACGCCAGGTAAAAAAAATGATTTCTTCTTATGTAGGCGAGAACGCAGAATTTGAGCGTCAATTGCTGAGCGGCGAGCTGGAAGTTGAACTGATTCCTCAGGGCACGCTGGCCACCAGATGCATGGCTGCCGGATACGGAATGCCTGCAATTTTTACCCCTGCCGGGGTAGGCACAGAAGTAGCCGAAGGCAAAGAAGTCAGGAACTTTAATGGTAAAGATTACCTGATGGAATATGCTTTTGATGCAGATTTTGCCATAGTAAAAGCATGGAAAGGGGATACTGCCGGTAATTTGATCTTTAGATCGACGAGCAGGAACTTTAATCCGGTAATGGCCATGGCAGGGAAAATCACCATTGCAGAAGTGGAAGAGCTGGTAGAAGCGGGGGAGCTGGATCCAGATCAGATTCATACGCCAGGTGTATTCGTTCACCGCATTTTTCAAGGCGCCAATTATGAAAAAAGAATTGAGCAGCGTACAGTTAGAACAAAAAAATAA
- a CDS encoding 3-oxoacid CoA-transferase subunit B, which translates to MLDKDGIAKRIAREIKDGFYVNLGIGIPTLVANYIPEGINVVLQSENGLLGMGPFPFEGEEDADLINAGKQTITTLPGSSIFDSALSFGMIRSQKIDLTILGAMEVSENGDIANWKIPGKMVKGMGGAMDLVASAKNIIVAMQHVNKAGESKLLPNCTLPLTGVKCIKKIVTEMAVLDVLPGGGFKLIERAPGVSVDYIRQATTGKLFADDDVPEMILS; encoded by the coding sequence ATGTTGGATAAAGACGGAATTGCGAAACGTATCGCAAGAGAAATTAAAGATGGTTTTTATGTGAATTTAGGGATTGGTATTCCTACACTAGTGGCCAATTATATTCCAGAAGGCATCAATGTGGTGCTGCAGTCGGAGAATGGATTGCTGGGAATGGGCCCTTTTCCTTTTGAAGGAGAGGAGGATGCTGACCTGATAAATGCTGGAAAGCAAACGATCACCACTTTGCCGGGTTCTTCTATATTTGATTCGGCCCTAAGTTTCGGCATGATCAGAAGTCAGAAGATTGACCTGACGATTTTAGGCGCTATGGAGGTTTCAGAGAATGGCGATATCGCCAACTGGAAGATTCCTGGGAAAATGGTAAAAGGAATGGGTGGTGCCATGGATCTGGTGGCTTCTGCAAAGAATATCATTGTGGCCATGCAGCACGTCAATAAAGCAGGAGAAAGTAAGTTATTGCCAAATTGCACTTTGCCGCTGACAGGTGTAAAATGTATCAAGAAAATCGTCACAGAAATGGCGGTGCTGGATGTATTGCCTGGAGGTGGATTTAAACTGATCGAAAGAGCACCAGGGGTAAGTGTGGATTACATCAGACAAGCTACAACGGGTAAGTTATTTGCGGATGATGACGTGCCAGAGATGATTTTAAGCTAA
- a CDS encoding uridine kinase family protein produces MNNKPFIIGIAGGSGSGKTFFLNCFLHHFKNDEVTLVSQDDYYIPVGELSQEENKLYNFDLPSTIDDQQFLLDIKKLIKGEVIYKKEYNFNNPLAITKILEINPAPIIIVEGLFILHFKEIAALLDHRIFVEAEESVALARRIKRDGMERGYPEEDVTYKWHNHVVPAYKEFLLPYRETCDQLITNNFNTPDDIIKITEEISADLKVKYCKHKAE; encoded by the coding sequence ATGAACAATAAGCCATTTATCATTGGTATTGCGGGGGGAAGTGGTTCCGGTAAAACCTTTTTTTTAAATTGTTTCTTACATCATTTTAAGAACGATGAAGTAACCCTGGTTTCTCAGGATGACTATTATATTCCTGTGGGCGAATTGAGCCAGGAAGAAAACAAACTTTACAATTTCGACCTGCCATCAACCATTGATGATCAGCAATTCCTTTTGGACATTAAGAAATTGATCAAAGGAGAAGTGATTTATAAAAAGGAATACAACTTCAACAATCCTTTGGCCATCACTAAAATTCTGGAAATCAATCCTGCTCCAATCATTATTGTAGAGGGGCTTTTCATTCTGCATTTCAAAGAAATCGCAGCGTTATTAGACCACCGCATCTTTGTAGAAGCAGAAGAATCTGTTGCTTTAGCTCGCCGCATTAAACGCGATGGTATGGAAAGAGGATATCCGGAAGAGGATGTAACTTATAAATGGCACAACCACGTGGTTCCTGCCTATAAAGAGTTCTTATTACCTTATAGGGAGACTTGTGATCAATTGATCACCAACAATTTCAATACTCCTGATGACATCATCAAAATTACAGAGGAAATCTCTGCAGATTTAAAAGTAAAATACTGCAAACACAAAGCAGAGTAA
- a CDS encoding DPBB and LysM peptidoglycan-binding domain-containing protein, with product MLAKKYSTTVEEIKKINNLKTINLSIGQVLKMPANEGVETEQTTTPATVAPAVVAQQPVKTEKTVPADTKKKEEILIPIFPKKQPNPAAAVQNQPAAVNVPDNSSEDFIEHTVASNETLYSIATRYKLSMDQVKAKNNLTGYSLRVGQKLLIKGQYPQKPVPSANHQAENPVDTLNSIKNPSLRLPASRYGLNQMDEKGTGIWIADPDLDPSKMLVLHRSAPIGTVMKITNPMSNRSTFAKVVGKFTENESTKDVIIVMTKAVADALGAIDKRFFCNLTYGGQDNEQ from the coding sequence ATGCTGGCGAAGAAATACAGCACCACAGTGGAGGAGATCAAAAAAATCAACAACCTCAAAACCATCAACCTTTCTATCGGACAAGTTTTAAAAATGCCGGCAAATGAGGGTGTAGAAACTGAGCAAACCACAACACCAGCAACCGTTGCCCCAGCAGTTGTTGCTCAGCAGCCAGTTAAAACAGAAAAAACAGTTCCTGCAGATACGAAGAAGAAAGAAGAAATTCTGATTCCTATTTTCCCGAAAAAACAACCGAACCCAGCTGCAGCAGTTCAAAACCAACCCGCAGCAGTCAATGTTCCTGACAATAGTTCAGAAGACTTTATCGAACATACCGTAGCCTCTAACGAAACGCTTTACTCCATTGCCACCCGTTACAAGTTATCAATGGATCAGGTAAAAGCTAAAAATAACCTGACCGGTTACTCTCTAAGAGTGGGTCAGAAATTACTGATCAAAGGACAATACCCACAAAAACCAGTTCCCTCTGCGAACCACCAGGCGGAGAATCCTGTGGATACTTTGAACTCTATAAAAAATCCGTCATTAAGGTTGCCAGCCAGTAGATACGGCTTAAACCAAATGGACGAAAAAGGAACAGGAATATGGATTGCAGATCCAGATCTTGACCCCTCAAAAATGTTAGTATTACATCGCAGTGCGCCAATTGGAACGGTTATGAAAATTACCAACCCGATGAGCAACAGGTCTACCTTTGCGAAGGTAGTGGGTAAATTCACCGAAAATGAATCTACTAAAGATGTGATCATTGTGATGACTAAAGCAGTAGCGGACGCGTTGGGTGCTATAGATAAAAGATTTTTTTGTAATTTAACGTACGGTGGACAAGATAATGAACAATAA
- a CDS encoding LysM peptidoglycan-binding domain-containing protein translates to MYKYYIVSLFAVLLKLPTANANTNTRDSIGVENRNGKKLIIHEVAAKDTYYAIGRRYNVTPKDIMTFNDNKFLQIGVIIKVPTNIPFTGPAAEKNPVNAAHKNVIPKKNENTDPDGIFIEHTIQKKKTWACWRRNTAPQWRRSKKSTTSKPSTFLSDKF, encoded by the coding sequence ATGTATAAATATTATATAGTATCGTTATTTGCAGTGCTTTTAAAACTACCCACTGCCAATGCCAATACCAATACAAGGGATTCTATAGGAGTAGAAAACCGGAATGGCAAAAAGTTAATTATCCATGAGGTAGCTGCCAAAGACACTTATTACGCCATCGGCAGAAGATATAATGTGACACCGAAAGACATCATGACTTTCAATGACAACAAGTTCCTCCAGATCGGTGTCATCATTAAAGTACCTACCAATATCCCTTTCACTGGACCTGCAGCGGAGAAAAATCCAGTAAATGCAGCCCATAAAAATGTTATTCCGAAAAAGAATGAAAACACAGATCCTGATGGCATTTTCATAGAACATACCATTCAGAAAAAGAAAACCTGGGCATGCTGGCGAAGAAATACAGCACCACAGTGGAGGAGATCAAAAAAATCAACAACCTCAAAACCATCAACCTTTCTATCGGACAAGTTTTAA